A genome region from Bifidobacterium coryneforme includes the following:
- the trpS gene encoding tryptophan--tRNA ligase produces MQSEEQVTAAGNEISESFKTAKKLSDQVLAKLKENPGQYTMLTGDRPTGRLHLGHYFGSIRERVQMQDRGVHTNIIIADYQVITDRDTTEHMKDNVLNLVLDYLAAGIDPSKTMIFTHSATPSENQLMLPFLSLVTEAELHRNPTVKSEMEASGHALTGLLLTYPVHQACDILFCKANVVPIGKDNLPHVELTRTIARRFNERYAGGNTVFPEPAAILSDSPEIPGLDGRKMSKSYGNSIMLGATAEETAKLIKKSPTDSERRITFDPVNRPQVSALLTTAGLVTGRDPREIAEEIGDSGAGALKAYVTDSVNTFLAPHRERRAELSKDMDYIHDVLDEGNRKAERIAEETLDQVRSAMGMRY; encoded by the coding sequence ATGCAGAGCGAAGAGCAGGTCACAGCGGCAGGCAATGAGATCAGCGAGAGCTTCAAAACCGCCAAAAAGCTGTCGGACCAGGTCCTGGCCAAGCTGAAGGAGAACCCCGGACAGTACACGATGCTGACCGGAGACAGGCCCACGGGGCGTCTCCACCTGGGCCACTATTTCGGCTCCATCCGCGAGCGCGTCCAGATGCAGGACCGAGGGGTCCATACCAATATCATCATCGCCGACTATCAGGTCATCACCGACCGCGATACCACCGAGCACATGAAGGACAACGTCCTCAACCTCGTCCTGGACTACCTGGCGGCCGGCATCGACCCCAGCAAGACCATGATCTTCACCCACTCGGCCACCCCATCCGAGAATCAGCTCATGCTCCCCTTCCTCTCCCTGGTGACGGAGGCCGAGCTGCATCGCAATCCGACAGTCAAGTCCGAGATGGAGGCCAGTGGCCACGCCCTGACCGGACTGCTCCTGACCTACCCGGTCCACCAGGCCTGCGACATCCTCTTCTGCAAGGCCAATGTGGTCCCGATCGGGAAGGACAACCTCCCCCACGTGGAGCTGACCAGGACCATCGCCCGCCGTTTCAACGAGCGCTACGCCGGTGGGAACACCGTCTTCCCGGAGCCGGCGGCCATCCTCTCCGACTCCCCCGAGATTCCGGGCCTGGATGGACGGAAAATGAGCAAGTCATACGGGAACTCCATCATGCTGGGAGCCACCGCCGAGGAGACCGCCAAGCTGATCAAAAAGTCGCCCACGGATTCCGAGCGCAGAATCACCTTCGATCCGGTCAACCGTCCCCAGGTCTCGGCCCTCCTGACCACTGCCGGCCTGGTAACCGGACGCGACCCCAGGGAAATCGCCGAGGAAATCGGTGATTCCGGTGCAGGCGCCCTCAAGGCCTATGTGACCGATTCGGTCAACACCTTCCTTGCCCCGCACCGTGAGCGCAGGGCCGAACTGTCCAAGGACATGGATTACATCCACGACGTGCTGGACGAGGGCAACAGGAAGGCCGAACGCATCGCCGAGGAGACCCTGGACCAGGTCCGCTCGGCCATGGGAATGCGGTACTGA
- a CDS encoding sterol carrier family protein — protein sequence MSVIREADVEEGRRDFLSWRDMAKEIRQGLTDPDDVSARMAIDPKVPRRQAAMAVRYSLHMLEIKAPGPGVEVRVAPWGAIKILDGPASDPHNLTPPDVIELDPEVWLRLATGITSWQEEREVGHITAVGERDDLHELLPLV from the coding sequence ATGAGTGTCATACGAGAAGCTGACGTGGAAGAGGGTCGTCGGGATTTCCTGTCCTGGCGGGATATGGCCAAGGAGATCAGGCAGGGCCTGACCGACCCCGATGATGTGTCCGCACGAATGGCCATCGACCCGAAAGTACCCCGACGCCAGGCTGCCATGGCCGTGCGATACTCCCTGCATATGTTGGAGATCAAGGCCCCCGGACCAGGAGTGGAGGTAAGGGTGGCTCCTTGGGGGGCCATCAAGATTCTGGACGGTCCGGCTTCGGACCCCCACAACCTGACCCCGCCCGATGTCATCGAACTGGACCCGGAGGTCTGGCTGCGCCTGGCCACTGGAATAACCAGTTGGCAGGAGGAGCGAGAAGTCGGACACATAACCGCCGTCGGCGAACGCGACGACCTTCACGAATTGCTGCCCCTGGTCTGA
- a CDS encoding rhomboid family intramembrane serine protease, which produces MLNGKYTNPGGSGRGSSGPLAYMRRRWGSDLPLATVGITLICILVWLVQMIAYLLRPQDYLTVLVNRLAFAPALALRSPWMFVTSMFMHSTNVTHILFNMITLWVVGPVLERFLGRCRFLVLYLLSGLGGDLGLMVYAALVPSGWSTSAIGASGALFGLFGAILVIYRRMGMDIRSMVIWMVLNFCMPLIVPGIAWQDHVGGFLAGLLYMVALDRIAGRARTARSFTVRWIGIAIVFLGVIAALAFLCNMTNPIPFM; this is translated from the coding sequence ATGCTCAACGGCAAGTACACCAATCCGGGAGGTTCGGGCAGGGGGTCGAGTGGGCCCCTGGCCTACATGCGCAGGCGGTGGGGGAGCGACCTTCCCCTGGCGACGGTGGGGATTACCCTGATTTGCATTCTGGTCTGGCTGGTTCAGATGATTGCCTACCTGCTCCGGCCGCAGGATTATCTGACCGTCCTGGTCAACCGATTGGCTTTCGCCCCGGCCCTGGCCCTGCGGAGCCCGTGGATGTTCGTCACCTCCATGTTCATGCACTCGACCAATGTGACCCACATCCTCTTCAACATGATCACCCTCTGGGTGGTGGGACCGGTATTGGAGCGCTTCCTGGGGAGGTGTCGCTTCCTGGTGCTCTACCTCTTGAGCGGACTTGGCGGCGATCTGGGCTTGATGGTCTATGCCGCACTGGTTCCGAGCGGATGGAGCACGTCGGCCATCGGTGCCTCGGGGGCCCTCTTCGGGCTCTTCGGCGCCATTCTGGTGATTTACCGCCGTATGGGAATGGACATTCGATCCATGGTGATCTGGATGGTCCTCAACTTCTGCATGCCCCTCATCGTGCCGGGAATCGCCTGGCAGGACCATGTAGGCGGATTCCTGGCAGGTCTCCTCTATATGGTCGCCTTGGACCGCATCGCGGGACGGGCCAGGACCGCAAGGTCCTTTACCGTGCGGTGGATTGGCATCGCGATTGTCTTCCTGGGGGTTATTGCCGCTCTGGCCTTCCTCTGCAATATGACCAACCCCATCCCCTTCATGTAA
- the crgA gene encoding cell division protein CrgA, with protein MAEHQLHDTDEAVDEEPVKAEETVETGEPTSESAPDKSEEAEAKAGDTDVDASGDSGDKDSDDDLDDEEYGLSMDKVEAVLNQSVDKKHMTPQMRRIIQRQEENTKRVEETIKGTKANPRWFVPLFVTLMLLGLIWIVIYYISSTRGNVYPIPTIGNWNLAVGFGILLVGFLMTMWWH; from the coding sequence ATGGCAGAGCATCAGCTCCATGACACAGACGAGGCGGTGGACGAGGAGCCTGTCAAGGCCGAGGAGACCGTCGAGACCGGGGAACCCACGTCCGAGTCGGCACCAGACAAGTCGGAAGAGGCCGAGGCCAAGGCCGGAGACACCGATGTTGATGCGTCCGGCGATTCAGGCGATAAGGACTCCGACGACGACCTGGATGACGAGGAGTACGGTCTGTCCATGGACAAGGTCGAGGCGGTTCTCAACCAGAGCGTCGACAAGAAGCACATGACCCCCCAGATGCGTCGTATCATCCAGCGCCAGGAGGAGAACACCAAGCGCGTGGAAGAGACCATCAAGGGCACCAAGGCGAACCCCCGTTGGTTCGTTCCCCTCTTCGTCACCCTGATGTTGCTGGGTCTGATCTGGATCGTGATCTACTACATCTCCTCCACCCGAGGCAATGTCTACCCGATTCCCACCATCGGCAACTGGAATCTGGCCGTCGGCTTCGGCATCCTGCTGGTCGGCTTCCTGATGACCATGTGGTGGCACTGA
- a CDS encoding DUF881 domain-containing protein, which translates to MVRRTGKHGARKSLVGTVAVAVVLALVGYMLTVNIRVNRTVTVTSDTAGLVEERESKASGLRQDINSMSSQINALKNLTDDKDGSDSREDAGAGTVLKAVQGPGLTVTLNDSPLWQQKVGQDGSSANINDYVIHQQDVESVVNALWAGGAESMQIQDQRVLPTSAVRCVGNVLLLHGRKYSPPYKIAAIGPTDRMNKALDDSPSVKVYKEYVNTLGLGWKVENSDNLRFAEATAVLQPLQYASVDEKAQE; encoded by the coding sequence ATGGTCAGGAGGACGGGCAAGCACGGTGCTCGCAAGTCCCTGGTGGGTACGGTGGCGGTGGCTGTGGTCCTGGCTCTTGTCGGGTACATGTTGACTGTGAATATCCGGGTCAATAGGACCGTGACCGTCACATCGGATACGGCCGGCCTGGTGGAGGAACGTGAGAGCAAGGCCTCCGGTCTGCGCCAGGACATCAATTCCATGAGCTCCCAGATCAACGCTCTGAAAAACCTGACTGACGACAAGGACGGATCCGACTCCAGGGAGGATGCCGGGGCGGGAACGGTCCTCAAGGCCGTCCAGGGACCTGGGTTGACGGTGACCCTGAACGATTCCCCCCTCTGGCAGCAAAAGGTGGGGCAGGACGGATCCTCAGCCAATATCAACGACTATGTGATTCACCAGCAGGACGTGGAGAGTGTGGTCAACGCCCTCTGGGCCGGCGGGGCCGAGTCCATGCAGATTCAGGACCAGAGGGTCCTGCCCACTTCGGCTGTGCGCTGCGTGGGCAATGTGCTCCTCCTGCATGGAAGAAAGTACTCGCCGCCATATAAAATCGCTGCCATAGGTCCGACTGATCGCATGAACAAGGCCTTGGATGATTCGCCGTCAGTCAAGGTCTATAAGGAGTATGTGAATACGCTGGGCCTGGGGTGGAAGGTGGAGAACTCCGATAACCTCCGCTTCGCCGAGGCCACCGCGGTGCTCCAGCCCCTCCAATACGCATCAGTGGACGAGAAAGCGCAAGAATGA
- a CDS encoding class E sortase → MTSEEPGNDYAPDSRNEAGDSPKKGPSKLVSVAEILGELLITLAVFCALYVVWQLWWTGVQSEHRQLEAREASSWSKPASGDTERVAQPQHGNPPVEPESAADGELMAQLYIPRFGEHWERNVVQGTSPSQLAYAGIGHYPTSQMPGELGNVALAGHRAGYGEPLAHVDEFKPGDAIVLRTKNYWYVYRYTSYKIVLPDQVDVIAPNPERPDDPATKRMITLTTCEPKYSTATHRWVSWGELDYWAKVSDGVPRELMGDQGTDVLFADKASTPLVRVGSLQTTILVLIAAYLVIYLAALLAWRYPLLREIKNGTRPRPVASIYGWILRHQSGTAPIRWILMILLILVIACALLEWGFPWLATNVPYLRQMSNYSAF, encoded by the coding sequence ATGACATCAGAAGAGCCGGGAAACGACTACGCCCCCGATTCGAGGAATGAGGCCGGGGACAGCCCCAAAAAAGGCCCCAGCAAACTGGTTTCCGTGGCAGAGATTCTGGGAGAGCTGCTTATAACCCTGGCTGTTTTCTGCGCGCTCTATGTTGTCTGGCAACTCTGGTGGACGGGCGTACAGTCGGAGCACCGGCAGTTGGAGGCCCGTGAGGCCTCCTCCTGGAGCAAACCCGCCTCCGGTGATACCGAGCGCGTGGCCCAGCCCCAGCACGGTAATCCCCCGGTCGAACCGGAATCGGCCGCCGATGGCGAATTGATGGCCCAGCTCTACATTCCTCGCTTCGGCGAGCATTGGGAGCGCAATGTCGTTCAGGGCACCTCGCCCTCCCAGCTGGCCTATGCCGGCATCGGGCATTACCCCACCTCGCAGATGCCTGGTGAACTGGGCAATGTAGCTCTTGCCGGCCACCGCGCCGGATACGGTGAACCCCTGGCCCATGTTGACGAGTTCAAGCCCGGCGATGCCATCGTGCTTCGGACCAAGAACTACTGGTACGTGTACCGCTACACCTCTTACAAGATCGTCCTGCCTGACCAGGTCGATGTGATTGCGCCCAATCCCGAGCGGCCGGACGATCCTGCCACCAAACGGATGATCACCCTGACCACCTGCGAACCCAAGTATTCCACGGCCACCCATCGCTGGGTCAGCTGGGGCGAACTCGACTACTGGGCCAAAGTCTCCGATGGTGTGCCCAGGGAGTTGATGGGGGATCAGGGGACCGATGTGCTCTTCGCCGACAAGGCCTCGACACCCCTGGTCAGGGTCGGTTCTCTCCAGACAACGATTCTGGTGCTGATTGCCGCCTACCTGGTCATCTACCTGGCCGCCCTGCTGGCCTGGCGCTATCCCCTTCTACGGGAAATCAAGAACGGGACCAGGCCCCGCCCGGTGGCCAGCATCTATGGCTGGATTCTGCGTCATCAGTCCGGCACCGCACCCATTCGCTGGATACTGATGATTCTGCTCATTCTGGTCATCGCCTGTGCCCTGCTGGAGTGGGGCTTCCCCTGGCTGGCCACCAACGTGCCCTACCTCAGGCAGATGTCCAACTACTCCGCCTTCTAA
- the pknB gene encoding Stk1 family PASTA domain-containing Ser/Thr kinase, producing the protein MSITLPPSLANGRYQLEQLIGRGGMAEVYTALDTRLGRIVAIKIMRSDLTNDEIFLSRFRREAHAVAQLNNPNIVSIYDSGEEILVDSQGNHERVPYLVMEYVKGQTLRAILKENGALSQRDAEQVMLGVLAALEYSHHMGIIHRDIKPGNIMISEQGIVKVMDFGIARALDDSAATMTQSQGVVGTAQYLSPEQARGESVDMRSDLYSAGCVLYEMLTGRPPFNGDTAVAIAYQHVSEVATPPSSIVPGLPRMWDSICAKAMAKDRQNRYATAGAFKNDIMAYMNGGTPVAAAFNPLTDLSNLKARKDAEQEAATSALPSEDEATAATQAFSPIEDEARAAAPIATAQKAKQAAQKAKRKKKIIIGSVLGVILVLAIGLGAWAFFSKDRTQTTTVPTITNQMSKVLAREKITAAGLKYQEREDNDSSEPKGTFTKQNPKGGSQVPKGSTVTVWFSAGPKDSAIPDVKGQNQDSAKRTLEKAGFKVSPAASVEDSTDVPKDHVTRTDPASGQSIPKGSNVLLYISSGMTKVPDLTGKSKDEATNILQSQRFNITIQEEPSKTAAKGTVISSNPAPGSSVQQGTMITLSVSSGMSMPNLIGKTLAQARQELGEGVKINVNGPNDDNAKVTEQNPSAGTVIDKFSDAVNLTTSSGLAIPSYNGDTLGSYKHKLAELGITSVSVNGPTTDNAKVVGVDPAPGAPVDNKPPVTISTKS; encoded by the coding sequence ATGAGCATCACACTGCCGCCTTCCTTGGCGAACGGACGTTACCAGCTCGAACAACTGATCGGGCGCGGCGGTATGGCCGAGGTCTACACAGCGCTGGACACCCGGCTCGGCAGGATCGTTGCCATCAAGATCATGCGGTCCGACCTGACCAACGACGAGATATTCCTGTCCCGGTTCAGGCGCGAGGCCCATGCGGTCGCCCAGCTCAACAATCCCAACATCGTCTCCATATACGACTCAGGCGAGGAAATCCTGGTCGACAGCCAGGGCAACCATGAGCGGGTGCCCTACCTGGTCATGGAGTATGTGAAAGGCCAGACCCTGAGGGCCATCCTCAAGGAAAACGGCGCCCTGAGCCAACGTGACGCCGAGCAGGTGATGCTGGGGGTCCTGGCCGCCCTGGAGTACTCCCACCATATGGGAATCATCCACCGCGACATCAAGCCCGGCAACATCATGATTTCGGAGCAGGGCATCGTCAAGGTCATGGACTTCGGCATCGCCCGCGCCCTGGATGACTCCGCAGCCACCATGACCCAATCCCAGGGTGTGGTGGGCACGGCCCAGTACCTGAGCCCCGAGCAGGCCAGGGGCGAGAGCGTCGATATGCGCTCCGACCTCTACTCCGCCGGCTGCGTGCTCTACGAGATGCTGACCGGACGGCCGCCCTTCAACGGGGATACGGCCGTGGCCATCGCCTATCAGCATGTGTCCGAGGTGGCGACCCCGCCCAGCAGCATCGTGCCCGGCCTTCCCCGGATGTGGGACTCCATCTGCGCCAAGGCCATGGCCAAGGACCGCCAGAACCGCTACGCCACGGCAGGGGCCTTCAAGAACGACATCATGGCCTACATGAACGGCGGCACTCCCGTGGCTGCCGCCTTCAACCCCCTGACCGACCTTTCGAACCTCAAGGCCAGGAAGGACGCCGAACAGGAGGCCGCCACCTCGGCTCTGCCCTCAGAGGACGAGGCCACGGCAGCCACCCAGGCCTTCAGCCCGATTGAGGATGAGGCCCGAGCCGCCGCCCCCATCGCCACCGCACAGAAGGCCAAGCAGGCCGCCCAAAAGGCCAAGCGCAAGAAGAAGATCATCATCGGCTCCGTTCTGGGGGTCATCCTGGTCCTGGCCATCGGTCTGGGCGCCTGGGCGTTCTTCAGCAAGGACCGCACGCAGACCACCACTGTGCCGACCATCACCAATCAGATGTCCAAGGTCCTGGCCAGGGAGAAGATCACAGCCGCGGGGCTCAAGTACCAGGAGAGAGAGGACAACGATTCCTCCGAGCCCAAGGGCACCTTCACCAAGCAGAACCCCAAGGGTGGCAGCCAGGTCCCCAAGGGTTCCACGGTGACCGTCTGGTTCTCGGCAGGACCCAAGGATTCCGCCATCCCCGATGTCAAGGGGCAGAACCAGGACAGCGCCAAGAGAACCCTGGAAAAGGCGGGCTTCAAGGTATCGCCCGCTGCCTCCGTCGAAGACAGTACGGACGTGCCCAAGGACCATGTGACCAGAACCGACCCCGCCAGCGGGCAGAGCATCCCCAAGGGGAGCAACGTCCTGCTCTATATCTCCTCGGGCATGACCAAGGTGCCTGACCTGACCGGCAAGTCCAAGGATGAGGCCACCAATATCCTGCAGAGCCAACGTTTCAACATCACCATCCAGGAGGAACCCTCCAAAACGGCGGCCAAGGGCACGGTCATCAGTTCCAATCCGGCCCCCGGATCATCAGTCCAGCAGGGAACCATGATTACCCTGTCCGTCTCCAGCGGGATGAGTATGCCCAACCTCATCGGCAAGACCCTGGCCCAGGCGAGGCAGGAACTGGGCGAAGGGGTGAAGATCAATGTCAACGGCCCCAACGATGACAACGCCAAGGTAACAGAGCAGAACCCGTCCGCAGGAACCGTCATTGACAAGTTCAGCGACGCGGTGAACCTGACCACCTCCAGTGGTCTGGCCATCCCCTCCTACAATGGCGACACCCTGGGCAGCTACAAGCACAAACTCGCGGAACTGGGCATTACCAGTGTTTCCGTGAACGGGCCGACAACGGATAACGCCAAGGTGGTCGGTGTCGACCCGGCCCCGGGTGCCCCGGTCGACAACAAGCCACCGGTGACCATCTCGACCAAGAGTTAA
- a CDS encoding serine/threonine-protein kinase yields the protein MKLIEGQLIHRRYRLDRRLAQGGMGEVWKGYDIELGRVVAIKALRGDLTNEESKLLRLRAEAHNSANLAHPNIAALFEYYEHDGIGFLIMEYVPSDSLADIYRSRGSLEPTELLPILIQTARGLYVAHSHGVIHRDVKPANIMVSETGEVKITDFGVSYSTNQGQITQDGMVVGTAQYISPEQAQGLQATPQSDIYSLGVVAYEGLCGHRPFTGATPVDIAAAHVNDPVPPLPDSIDTQLTSFIMSMLAKDPRDRPANALVVSHTLAKIEQRLLDQQIGQTEIMDPDAPRPRQIISKPHMAKNLLRLPWTQSGNKTADVPEGMNGRETL from the coding sequence GTGAAGCTGATAGAGGGACAGCTCATACATCGTCGGTACCGTCTCGACCGACGCCTGGCCCAAGGTGGCATGGGAGAGGTCTGGAAGGGCTATGACATCGAGCTGGGCCGCGTGGTCGCCATCAAGGCCCTCCGTGGCGACCTGACCAACGAAGAGTCCAAGCTCCTTCGCTTGCGGGCAGAGGCCCATAACTCGGCCAATCTGGCCCACCCCAACATCGCGGCCCTCTTCGAGTACTACGAACACGACGGCATCGGCTTCCTGATCATGGAGTACGTCCCCAGCGACTCCCTGGCGGACATCTACCGATCACGGGGTTCGCTGGAGCCGACAGAACTCCTGCCCATCCTGATCCAGACGGCCCGAGGCCTTTACGTGGCCCACTCGCATGGTGTGATTCACCGGGACGTGAAACCCGCCAACATCATGGTCTCCGAGACGGGCGAGGTCAAAATCACCGACTTCGGAGTCTCCTACTCCACCAACCAGGGTCAGATCACCCAGGATGGGATGGTGGTGGGCACGGCCCAGTACATATCGCCCGAGCAGGCCCAGGGGCTCCAGGCCACCCCCCAGTCCGACATCTATTCCCTGGGTGTCGTCGCCTACGAGGGCTTGTGCGGGCATCGGCCCTTCACCGGGGCCACTCCGGTGGACATCGCGGCCGCCCACGTGAACGACCCCGTACCGCCCCTGCCGGATTCGATCGACACCCAGCTGACCAGTTTCATCATGTCCATGCTGGCCAAGGACCCACGTGACCGTCCGGCAAATGCCCTGGTGGTATCCCATACCCTGGCCAAAATCGAGCAGCGCCTGCTTGACCAGCAAATCGGCCAGACGGAGATAATGGACCCCGATGCACCCCGGCCACGGCAAATCATCAGCAAGCCGCACATGGCGAAAAACCTGTTAAGACTTCCCTGGACGCAAAGTGGAAACAAGACTGCAGACGTTCCTGAAGGGATGAACGGAAGGGAAACCCTATGA
- a CDS encoding peptidoglycan D,D-transpeptidase FtsI family protein, with protein sequence MNKSLRQLFNAVIVLFVILGISSTLIMVVRANSLNADSRNMRALYHEYAAPRGAILASDGTVMAMSDPIDDSFQYQRKYMNGNVYAPVTGYYSITSPADRGIEASRDRLLSGQSDSLWMDRAKSLFTGTQNKGASIETSINPRMQETAYRMLGSMSGSVVAIEPSTGRILAMVSTPSYDPGALTGHDSSDASRAYQELARRADNPMLNRATSQLYPPGSTFKVVVAAAALESGQYSPDSEIPAGASYTLPGTAYDMTNATAAGDGVNGKISMQDALAYSSNTAFSQLGVSLGGKTIADQAKKFGYGSTITLDGTNSSGSPMRAVASKFPGEQTPDKIALASIGQGDTLATPLQDAMIAAAVANEGKLMQPTLVDRVRSSDLSVISETTPSVYSQTFSADTSQALTEMMEGVTTKSYPDLQIPGMQVAAKSGTAQIGAGNTSNDGWMIGFAPADKPKVAVAVVVHGISSYGMEIAGPIMKSVMQEAAK encoded by the coding sequence ATGAACAAGTCCTTACGGCAGCTTTTCAATGCCGTCATCGTCCTCTTTGTCATCCTGGGTATTTCCAGCACCCTCATCATGGTGGTCCGGGCCAACTCCCTGAACGCGGATTCGCGCAACATGCGGGCCCTGTACCATGAGTACGCCGCGCCACGAGGGGCCATCCTGGCCTCGGACGGAACCGTCATGGCCATGTCCGACCCCATCGACGACTCCTTCCAGTACCAGCGCAAGTACATGAACGGAAACGTCTACGCTCCGGTAACCGGCTACTACTCGATCACCAGCCCGGCCGACCGGGGCATCGAGGCTTCCAGGGATCGCCTCCTGAGTGGTCAGTCCGACAGTCTCTGGATGGACCGGGCCAAGTCGCTCTTCACAGGCACCCAGAACAAGGGGGCCTCCATCGAGACCTCCATAAATCCCCGCATGCAGGAGACCGCCTACCGGATGTTGGGTAGTATGTCCGGCTCGGTGGTGGCCATAGAACCCTCAACCGGGCGAATCCTGGCCATGGTCAGCACCCCCAGCTACGACCCCGGCGCACTGACCGGGCACGACAGCTCCGACGCTTCAAGGGCCTACCAGGAACTTGCCAGACGCGCCGACAACCCCATGCTGAACAGGGCCACTTCACAGCTCTATCCGCCTGGGTCCACCTTCAAGGTGGTCGTGGCCGCAGCCGCTTTGGAATCCGGCCAGTACAGTCCCGATAGCGAAATCCCGGCAGGTGCTTCGTACACCCTGCCCGGCACCGCGTACGATATGACCAATGCCACGGCCGCCGGGGACGGGGTCAACGGCAAGATCAGCATGCAGGATGCCCTGGCTTACTCCTCGAACACGGCCTTCTCCCAGTTGGGGGTTTCCCTGGGTGGCAAGACCATCGCCGACCAGGCCAAGAAATTCGGGTACGGGTCCACAATCACCCTGGACGGGACCAACTCCTCCGGTTCCCCCATGCGGGCCGTGGCCTCCAAGTTCCCGGGCGAGCAGACCCCCGATAAGATAGCCCTCGCCTCCATCGGTCAGGGCGACACCCTTGCCACCCCCCTCCAGGACGCCATGATTGCGGCGGCCGTGGCCAACGAGGGCAAGCTCATGCAGCCCACCCTGGTGGACCGGGTCCGCTCCAGCGATCTGAGCGTCATCAGCGAGACCACGCCCTCCGTCTATTCTCAGACCTTCTCGGCAGACACGTCCCAGGCTCTGACCGAGATGATGGAGGGAGTGACCACCAAAAGCTATCCCGATCTGCAGATTCCCGGCATGCAGGTGGCCGCCAAGTCCGGCACCGCCCAGATCGGTGCGGGCAATACCTCCAATGACGGGTGGATGATAGGATTCGCTCCGGCCGACAAGCCCAAGGTGGCCGTCGCCGTGGTGGTCCACGGCATCTCCTCCTATGGCATGGAAATCGCCGGCCCGATCATGAAGAGCGTGATGCAGGAGGCTGCCAAGTGA